DNA sequence from the Pelecanus crispus isolate bPelCri1 chromosome 4, bPelCri1.pri, whole genome shotgun sequence genome:
tcttttccaacctaaatgattctatgattctgtgacagcTGGGGGACCTGCCCCGGAGAGGGCCCGGCAGCGTCCTCACTGCCCAGCAGCCCTGTTCAGTCGCGGCAGGAAAACACCCTTGTCTTCTAACCCTCGGCGGGGGCCGTGGCTGAGGCAATCCCACCAGCTGTCGGGTCACCCTTCGAGGCCACTCGTCACCTAATGGGAGCAGGTACTGGTGTCTCAGCTAGGGTCAGCCCAGCTAcgcttctgctgcctgcagaaagCTGCAAAAAGTCACGAGCAAATCGCGTGGAGACTTTTTACaagctttcttcccttttacGGCATAATTCAACAccccttttcctctctgtgtaCTACCAGGGGACAATGGTCAGCCGTACAGCAACAGGCTGTGTCTGACAGCAGAGATGTGTCTGGGCCAGTCTGTAAATGATGGGGAGCCACAGGAGCTGCCGGTAGAGCCACCCACCcctttttgggtgggtttttggCCTGTTGACCATAGTCAATACAAATGCAGTGCCGCAGCCTCTATCTCTCCGGTGTCGGCCGCGGGTAATGCACTCCATGGCATCACCTGAGTGCTGGGCGTAGTAATATATTTATTCCACTGTATTCCTGGAGATTTGCGTTTAATGCTTAAATTCTGTATAGATGTGTCATTCTACCATGAAAGTAATTCCATTCCCTTTATAGAGTTTTAAAAGAATTTGCAGGGATTAATGCCATCATCCCTTGCTTCAAAACGTAAATGGTtcccctgtttttcttttggctcCTCTCAGCACCCCGAAACTCAGGCGCTCCTTTGTCACACAAGGGCAGtgagctgcggggcagggaggggctgCTCAGCGGGCACCCCCGCCCTGGCCCTCACCCAGGCAGGCAGCGGTGCTGCCCGCGCAGGCAGGACAAGTATGTCAaagctgggcaggggcaggcgggGCACGAACTGTCCGAAGGTGCTCTGTTAAACACCCGTAACGCCCATCGTGGAAATGCCCGTGGGCCGTGTGGGGATGTGGTGGCTGGAAAGGGCCTCATGGGGAGCCACCCTGGGAGCCTTCCTGggcaaaggagcagcagcccGTGGTTATGGGGTCCAAAGTTCAGGCTGCTTTCCCGGTAATGATTTCTTTGCTGAGGATGTGTGACTATGCACAGGGAGCGGGAGAGAGCCCTTGTAGCTGTAAAAGAATGGGAGCCTTTGCATCTCATCACCATGGTGCTTAACAAAGCAGTGCCGAGCTtgggcacagggcagggagTGTGTCTGTATGAAACTTCCTATGGGAGcatcctctattttttttttttttttaaattaaagctcCAAAGCTGAAGTGATAATGGCAGAGGGTGGTCATGCCTTgcagggggcagcggggagggaaggggccaCAGTTGGAGGTGGAGTTGTTACATGGGTCAGGTGGGTTTGGGGatggtgctgcagagcaggagctctgctgctCTCAGAGGCTGCAGCCCCTCACTGGGGAAGgatgggcaggagcagggctccAGGGGCCACGGTGGCTCCAGGGAAccaaggaagaggaggatgaggcactggcacagacAGACAAGTGGAGGAGGGGTGGGAACTGGTGACTGGGCTTAGGGTGATGGAAAGGGACAAGGAAAACCCATTGCCTTGAAGCCTGCTAAGAAAGCaggtgaagaaggaagggagaggggaaggcaaACAGGCTGAGATGCTCAGAGAACAAAGCAAAGATTTGGGTGACTATTGAGAGCTTGGGAAAGCTAGAACCAAGCTGTAGTAGCTTTGGGACACTGTGagcgttaaaaaaaaatatatatatatgttttaagCTGATTTCACCATTTTAATGATGAAAGATGAACTGGGTATGAGAAGACAGGGTTGAAGGGTTGAAGCACTGATGTTCTGAAGCAGAAGGACCTCTGTTTTTACAAAGGCATTTTACTTGCATAGGCAGGGGGACAAGGTGTTGCTGCCTTTGGTGGGGGGCTGGTTTTGGGGAGGGCTTTGTTGTAAAGGACAGTGGCagcacctggcagagctgtgccccCCACTTTGCGGTGGAGGTGGCGGTGCCCTGGCAGTGGGGACCCCTTGGGGACCTGTGCTGCCCTCTCCATCTTtgaaagcagcagcctgagcaAGGCACCCACTTCAGAAACACCTGCGGCATCTTTCTCTGACGGCTTTTCCTTCCAGACCACAAACTGCCTGGAGGGACCTGGCCCCGTGCTGGCAATGGCCTCTCACCATGTGATCACAGTCCAGCCCCAGTTTTTGACTGCCCCGCAGACGGGCGAGTGGCTGTCGGGGCTGCTGGACTGCTGCTCTGACTGCGGCGTGTGTGAGTACATACGTACCCCTCATTCCTAGCGCTGGCTCACCACgtgtttctgttttccccacTCCTTCTGTGGCATCGCCCCTGCTGCAAACTCCACTGCAGCGGAGCAGCTCTCGTCTGAGGTCAGGAGCCACGGCTCCCATGGCCGCATCCCCAGCCAGctttcccccctttcctctttccttgcaCCCCTCAGCCAAGCCCATGTCTCGCTGTCCCGCAGGTATTTGCGGAGccttctgctttccctgcctctcctgccaAGTGGCCGGGGACATGAACGAGTGCTGCCTGTGCGGGGCCAGCGTGGCCATGAGGACCCTCTACCGCACCAGATACAACATCCCGGTCAGTGCCCAACCGCGGGGCCTACCCCGCTGGCAGCAACAGCCctgagctgggtgctggggtgtgggctcagggaaggaggaaggggtgcCCGAGGGGAAGAGCAGCGGTGGGGAGTTGCACGGGCAGCCCCGCAGGCAGGGAGCCAGGGACACACCTGCATCCCTGCTGTGAGACGGGGTTAATCCCATCGCATCCCGCCTCATCCCAGTCCTCGCTGGGCATGAGCGGCAGTGTGCTGCGGGGCCAGGGGTGAGCTGCCTAGGGGTGTTGACGATAAAAAATAGGGAGACTTAAAAGCTGACGTGGGAAAGGGTTATTCATACAGCGCCCCTTGCTCTGCAGGGCTCCATTCTGGGTGATTTCACCTCCACCATGTGCTGCCCCCTGTGCGCGCTGTGCCAGCTGAAGAGAGACATCAACCGGAGGAAGGAGCTGGGCATATTCTGGTAAGCTCGTCGTGCTGGCACTGGTTTATAAAGTCACTGCTGCACAGAGCCAAGTGGGTTCCCAGAGTCTCCACTGACACCTGAGTTAAGACACAGGGCTGCTGCGGTGCCGAAACAGCCATGGCCAGGCGAAAGGGTGACATGTCCCGCAGCAAAATGTTGCTGGGAACTTCTTGCAGGGCAGGGGATCCGCTCAGGGCCTGTCACCTGGGTCCGGTGAGGCAGGACTGGGGGACAGACAGACGCATGCACGCGGTGTAGCAAGGCATGGCCCTGCTCCCTGACTCTCCTCTCCCAACCCACTGCAGATGCCACCGTCCTCGCTGCACCCTGCGGAGCTGCTGCGGGCAGGAGTCGCCGCTGCCCTGGACCTTGGGAAACACAGCCGGGCTTGGCCTTGATTGCGGGCGATTCCCCCTTCCCTGGGTAACACCAGCAATAAACAGCAGAGTTTGTCTTCCTGCCTGTgtgttgttatttatttctctgtgtcctcctgcagcaccagaGGACAGCATGAGTAGTTTATCCCCACCTTACCTGTGCCTCTGCCTTCTGATTCTCCTTCTGTTAACCCTCTGGCTGCCAGGCTCTTTCCTATAACTCACATTCCTAATCCTGCTGCTATGCAACCTGGGGCCCCAGCAGAGACAGCGCCAGTATTAACCTTCTATAGAGGCCAGCCTTGGAAACCTAGTGACTTAGCGTTGTGGGGAAGTAAGATGCCCCGCCTAAGGGAGGATGCTGAGAGGTGTGCCCAACTATTCTCAAATATATGTACAGGGTATAATCCAAATTGGAGTGACACTCAAATGCTATTAAGGGAGCTCTTTCACCCcgaagaaagggagaaagtaATAAGGATGCAGAACTGGCACAGCAggcaggaagaaacagaaacccCTGGCCGGCAAATGATCCAAATTGGGACTATAATCAGGCAGGGATTGAGCCGTTTGGCAGACAGGGCTCTGGGCTTGGTAGAAGCCATTAGGGCATGTGGAGAATTAGGGGTGAAGTGGGCTAAAGTACGAGGGTGCAGGCAATAACCTGATGAACATCCTAGCGATTTTGGGGGATGACTCTGACAAGTTCTGTTAAAACATGGAGGAATGACACAACAGAATTTTGATGACGCGCTTGCAATTAGCATTTCTGTGGATCAGGTGGGCCTCAACATACAGAATTACTTCAAAGAACACATGCCCGGGTGGTAGGGAGAGAATTTGTAAAAGATTTTGAGTATTGCTGTGTTTGTATATGATGGGCGcgaggaaaagcaaaaagctgaGCAGGTTAAAGAAAGGAATTTGCAAGTGAGGGACAGGGGCTGAGGGAGAAGGCCACCGGATACAAGGTCTGAGCTAAGaccaggaaaagaagaaaggggacTGGGAAGGAATGTTGGACAGCAGTGTTATTACTGTGGGAATTTAGGGCATATACAGTGAGAATGCCCACTCTGGTCAtgggaaaagacaaaagaagagaaTTATCACCGGGGAGAATTGCCCTGGGAAGATTCGCAATTGCAATGACTGGAGGAAAGAGACCCTGCGGATCTTGCAGGGGAAGCAGAAAGATTAGAAATTTTTAGTATGTGGGTAACGCAATTAGATCAGCAGGGACATATTATAGTAAAGTTGAAGGTCATGAAGTTGAATTCTTGGTAGACACAGGAGCCACATTATCCCTCTTGAATTTTACGCCGAGAGGGTCTTGGACCACAGATAGAATTTTAATACATGGAGTCACAGGACAAAGAGAACAGATTTTGAGCAAACCCCTATTGGTAACCATAGGAAATGAGTATATGGGGGCAATTTGTATTGGCGGAGGACTCCCCAGTGTGCCTGTTAGGGAGAGATCTCTTGCAGCCTTTAGATGTAGAATTACACTTGTCACCTGAAGGAATAGATTTAATAATCATGGGAATGACTGCCATCACAGGAAGCCCAAATAATGAGTTAAAAATACCAGAAGTGTTGAAATCCATACCAACAAAGCTGTGGAATAAGGCTAGCATGGATGTAGGATAACTACTTTCAGCTCAACCCAtaaacacaaaaacaaaggGAGGAGACCCCCCTCTGGCTGTGAAGCAGTATCCAATTCCCCAAGAAGCTGAGAAGAGCATTCAAAACCAAATAGACCCGTATTTAGCCCAAGGAATTTTGAAAGTGTGTGTGTCACTGTGTAATACTCCTATACTCCCTGTAAAAAAGAATAGATTAGATGAAGATGGAGACCCGGAATACTGTTTTGTACAAGACCTACGGGTAATTAATCAGTACGTAGTGCCTCCTCATCCAGTAGTGCCTGATCCCTCTATCATACTTTTACAAATACCACACTGGGCAAGATATTTTACAGTGATTGATTTAACAGCTGCCTTCTTTAGCATCCCTTTAGATGAGGACAGCCAACTTTCCTTTGCCTTTATGAGGAAAGGACAACAATTAACCTGGACACGACTCCCACAGGGGTTTGCGGGGTCTCCtacatttttttacaaatattgaaaaattatttgagtgATATAAGACTACTGGGCAAATCCACTCTTGTACAATAGGTAGATGATTTGCTGATAGTGAGCAAAGATGAGGATGCCTGTATTAAAGATACTGTACATCTTACATGCTGTCCTAGCAGAGAAAGGTCATTGTGTGTCTCCAGCCAAACTTCTTCTGTGTCAGAAGGAAGTTAAATATTTAGGGTTTATCCTAAGGGAAGGGCAGTGGGTATGAAAAGGACctttcagcagaggaaaagaaacaatggGAAAAGTGGGAAGCAAAACAAGATGACAGTAGAATATGGGCAATTGGAGGAAAACCAGTGTtgtcaaagaaatatttaattactgtgGCCGGGTGGTTTCACAACAAAGCTCATGGAGGAGCAGAGGCAGTGGCTAACCAGGTGTAAAAGATATGGTCAGCACCTGGAGCTTATGCGGCTGCGAAAAGGATCACTGGTAGCTGCCCAACCTGCCAAAAGTTTTCCAGTATTAAGCTGAGCTCAGAGGTCAGGGAATGACCATGGGCCTACCTTCCTTTTCAGCGATTGCAAATAGATTACACAGATATGCCCTCCACCAGTGGGTACAAACACTTACTAGTTATAGTAGATCAATTGTCAGGTTGGGTAGAATCTTTCCACATGAGAAAAGCAGACACAGGAGGAGTAGTAAAAGTGTTATCAAAGGACATTATACCCAGATATGGAGTTCCTGAATCAATTGAATCAGAGGTGCCATTTTACAGCAAATATAATTAGTCACTTACGTAAGTCACTAGGTATAGAGGGTAATTTGCACACTCCCTATTGCCCACAATCCTCAGGACAGGTAGAAAGATTAAACAGAACCTTAAAAGATAAGATAGCAAAAATTTCCGTGAATACTGGGTTGAAGTGGCTGGACACATTGCACTTAGTCCTATGGGGTGTCTGAAATGCCCCGCAACAACCCATAGGACTAACGCAGGCGGAAATTCTCTTTGGGAGACATTTAGCTATACCAGGAACTTACATCCCAGATAAGACCAGCCTGTTGGATGGAGATGAACAACTAACCCAGAATGTTTTAAGTATGCAGAAACAGTTTGAAGACCATAGAAAATATGCTCAATGGTACCAGTCAGCGCCACCTGAAATACAGGTACATGATATACAGCCGGGGGATAAAGTTCtaataaagatattttcttgaaaatctAAAGCAGGACTGAGATGGGAAGGGCCATATAATGTTTCACTATGTTCTTACTTTGCTGTCaaagtttcaggaaaagaaaatggactaAGGACCCTGATCACTGTCTATTATGATGCGGAAGAAATCCACAATGTCCTTGAAAGGGTGAAAAAGGATGGCGACCACCATCCGTGGGAGTCCCATTCGGATGGTCCCCTACAGCCACTGGAATACATAACCACATTTGACATCCCATGATAATAGTAGTATGCTTAGCGTTATTGCATTTGGTACTTCTGATTATCCTCTATATAAGAACATGGAGGTTAATTGTCTAGAAAGACTTTGTGACCTTTGTCTGACACGTTAAGCAGGAatgctaagaaaagaaaaccaaagggaGAACTGTTGTAGAAGGcactactgtcctggtttcggctgggatagagttaattttcttcctagtagcaggcatagtgctgtgttttggatttagtaggagaagaatgttgataacatgctgatgtttttagttgttgctgagtactgcttatgccagtcaaggacttttcagcttcccatgctctgccaggtgcacaggaaactgggagggggcacagccagaacagttgatccaaactgaccaaagggctattccataccatacgatgtcatgctcaatatataaactgggggggttggcc
Encoded proteins:
- the LOC104036429 gene encoding placenta-specific gene 8 protein — translated: MASHHVITVQPQFLTAPQTGEWLSGLLDCCSDCGVCICGAFCFPCLSCQVAGDMNECCLCGASVAMRTLYRTRYNIPGSILGDFTSTMCCPLCALCQLKRDINRRKELGIFW